One region of Halohasta litchfieldiae genomic DNA includes:
- a CDS encoding single-stranded DNA binding protein, producing MGVIADVYDDLDTDVPLEEFREAVEDKVEQMGGLADEETAAMLIAHELKDEEVNGIADIDPGMDEVKFLGKIVSVGELRTFERDGEDEEDGYVVNMEVADSTGRIRISMWDQLAVSAVGDPEGEQHGQLDVGDVLRIAGRPKDGYNGVEVSVDKAEPDSEAEVDVEVLDVHRVEDLSLGLSDVNLKGRILDVGTVRTFDRNDGSEGRVSNLAVGDPTGRIRVTLWDEKADLVDELTADQSVEIVDGYVKERDGSLELHVGSRGAVEPLDEEIEYVPETTDIGSVEIGQTVDISGGVIEDDGKRTFDRDDGSEGQVRNVRLKDETGDIRVALWGDKADKDIELADHVLVTDAEIQDGWQDELEASAGWQSTVSILESGVSTDKSDDEPTEATDREAEAAAAAGGLSAFEDGGSGGASESAATAETDANDDSESTKTTSDSGEIVEFTGTVVQTGNPVILDNGSETRSVDTGDSLRLGEEVTVRGPEMDGTISADELF from the coding sequence ATGGGTGTCATAGCCGACGTCTACGACGACCTCGACACCGACGTTCCGCTCGAAGAGTTCCGGGAGGCCGTCGAAGACAAGGTCGAACAGATGGGCGGGCTGGCCGACGAAGAGACCGCGGCCATGCTCATCGCACACGAACTGAAAGACGAGGAGGTAAACGGGATCGCCGACATCGACCCCGGGATGGACGAGGTCAAATTCCTCGGCAAGATCGTCTCGGTCGGCGAACTCCGAACTTTCGAGCGCGACGGCGAAGACGAGGAAGACGGCTACGTCGTCAACATGGAAGTCGCCGACAGCACCGGCCGCATCCGCATCTCGATGTGGGACCAACTTGCGGTCTCGGCGGTCGGCGATCCTGAAGGCGAACAGCACGGCCAGCTTGACGTTGGTGATGTCCTCCGGATCGCCGGTCGACCGAAGGACGGCTACAACGGCGTCGAGGTCAGCGTCGACAAGGCCGAACCCGACTCCGAGGCCGAGGTCGATGTCGAAGTTCTCGATGTCCACCGCGTCGAAGACCTCTCACTCGGCCTCTCGGATGTAAACCTCAAGGGCCGGATTCTCGATGTCGGAACCGTCCGCACGTTCGACCGCAACGACGGCTCGGAAGGTCGTGTCTCGAACCTCGCGGTCGGCGATCCGACCGGCCGGATTCGAGTGACGCTGTGGGACGAGAAGGCTGATCTCGTCGACGAGCTCACTGCCGATCAGTCGGTCGAAATCGTCGACGGCTACGTGAAGGAACGCGACGGGAGTCTCGAACTCCACGTCGGCTCCCGCGGCGCGGTCGAACCACTCGACGAGGAGATCGAATACGTCCCCGAGACGACCGATATCGGTTCGGTCGAAATCGGCCAGACAGTCGACATCTCGGGCGGTGTGATCGAGGACGACGGGAAACGCACCTTCGACCGCGACGATGGCTCGGAGGGCCAAGTCAGAAACGTCCGGCTCAAAGACGAGACGGGCGACATTCGGGTTGCCCTCTGGGGCGACAAAGCCGACAAGGATATCGAACTCGCCGATCACGTCTTGGTCACTGATGCAGAGATCCAAGACGGCTGGCAGGACGAACTCGAAGCCAGCGCAGGCTGGCAGTCGACGGTGAGTATCCTCGAATCCGGCGTCAGCACCGACAAATCAGACGACGAGCCGACGGAGGCAACCGACCGTGAGGCCGAAGCGGCCGCTGCCGCTGGTGGACTGTCGGCATTTGAGGACGGCGGCTCGGGCGGAGCAAGCGAATCGGCTGCGACAGCAGAGACAGATGCGAACGACGACAGCGAGTCGACCAAGACTACGTCCGACTCCGGCGAGATCGTCGAGTTCACTGGGACAGTTGTCCAGACCGGCAACCCGGTGATTCTCGACAACGGGAGCGAAACGCGGAGCGTCGACACCGGCGACAGCCTGAGACTCGGTGAAGAAGTGACTGTCCGTGGGCCCGAGATGGACGGAACGATCAGCGCCGACGAACTGTTCTAA
- a CDS encoding histone: MSVELPFAPVDAIIRRNAESLRVSADAAEELARRVQRRGAALAVEAAETATKDGRKTLMASDFGVHQVVDRESLELPVAPVDRIARLNIDDSYRVSMDARIALADILEDYADNVAAAAVKLARHADRRTVQANDIEMYFALFE, from the coding sequence ATGAGTGTTGAGTTGCCGTTCGCCCCGGTAGATGCTATTATCCGGCGCAACGCGGAGTCTCTCCGGGTGAGTGCCGATGCCGCCGAAGAGTTGGCACGGCGCGTTCAACGCCGCGGGGCGGCGCTGGCCGTCGAGGCCGCCGAGACGGCAACCAAAGACGGGCGCAAAACCCTGATGGCATCTGACTTCGGTGTTCATCAGGTCGTCGACCGCGAGAGTCTCGAACTCCCCGTCGCGCCGGTCGACCGAATCGCACGACTCAACATCGACGACAGCTACCGGGTGTCGATGGACGCCCGAATCGCGCTGGCCGATATTCTCGAAGATTACGCCGACAACGTCGCCGCCGCGGCAGTCAAACTCGCCCGCCACGCCGACAGACGCACCGTCCAAGCAAACGATATCGAGATGTACTTTGCCCTTTTTGAATAA
- the dpsA gene encoding DNA starvation/stationary phase protection protein DpsA, giving the protein MSTQKTVRQQAGEIEESRALRLEEDKVEQIVDALNTDLANAYVLYHQIHKHHWNVEGAEFRDLHLFLQEAYENLEMGADRIAERAQAIGGVPVAGPANQEERATIEFEGEDVYDIRTSLENDMEAYGDIIEGMRDHIQLAANLGDPTTEHILKEILTQVEEDAHHIEHYLEDDSLVLESSTK; this is encoded by the coding sequence ATGAGTACGCAGAAAACCGTCCGACAGCAGGCTGGCGAAATCGAAGAATCCAGAGCCCTTCGGCTTGAAGAAGACAAAGTCGAACAGATCGTCGACGCGCTGAACACCGATCTGGCCAACGCCTACGTTCTCTATCACCAGATTCACAAACACCACTGGAACGTCGAGGGCGCGGAGTTCCGCGACCTCCATCTGTTCCTCCAAGAGGCCTATGAGAACCTCGAAATGGGTGCTGACCGAATCGCCGAGCGAGCACAGGCAATCGGTGGCGTCCCGGTCGCTGGTCCAGCGAATCAAGAAGAGCGTGCCACAATCGAATTCGAGGGCGAGGACGTCTACGACATCCGGACCTCCCTTGAGAACGATATGGAAGCCTACGGTGACATAATCGAGGGCATGCGGGACCACATCCAGCTAGCAGCCAACCTCGGTGACCCAACGACCGAGCACATCCTCAAGGAGATCCTGACGCAGGTCGAAGAGGACGCCCACCACATCGAGCACTACCTCGAAGACGACAGCCTCGTCCTCGAATCGTCGACGAAATAG